A single window of Rubripirellula lacrimiformis DNA harbors:
- a CDS encoding SpoIIAA family protein, which translates to MSVELSEVQDGNLLEIRVSGKLDRAAYALFTPSVERQIEAYGKVRILFQMHDFHGWEAAALWEDVKFDAKHFNDIERLAIVGEKKWEHGMAIFCKPFTTGSVRYFDVSEIDEARKWLAE; encoded by the coding sequence ATGTCGGTTGAACTGAGTGAAGTCCAAGATGGAAACCTGTTGGAGATTCGCGTCTCTGGGAAACTGGACCGTGCTGCCTACGCCCTCTTTACGCCATCGGTCGAACGGCAGATCGAAGCCTATGGCAAAGTGAGGATCCTGTTTCAGATGCACGATTTCCATGGCTGGGAAGCCGCCGCCCTGTGGGAAGACGTCAAGTTTGACGCCAAGCACTTCAATGACATTGAACGGCTAGCGATCGTGGGCGAAAAGAAGTGGGAACACGGCATGGCGATCTTTTGCAAACCGTTCACGACAGGTTCCGTTCGCTATTTTGACGTCAGCGAAATCGACGAAGCTCGCAAATGGTTGGCAGAATAA
- a CDS encoding MgtC/SapB family protein: protein MNYAEIFTPTAAAMLLGGVIGIERQISGHFAGLRTHMLVSLGAALFILSCRESTTGAEFDLTRVVQGIAAGVGFIGGGAILKTGQEHKVHGLTSASSVWLSAAIGTTCGLAQYPLAVTSAVMGLFILTGLRPVEGLFAKPKKKTPKSPHGGTPKSSSRDDQSFTDD, encoded by the coding sequence ATGAACTACGCCGAAATATTTACACCCACCGCTGCAGCCATGCTGTTGGGGGGCGTCATCGGAATCGAACGACAAATCAGCGGTCACTTTGCTGGCTTGCGTACGCACATGTTGGTGTCCTTGGGGGCGGCGCTGTTCATCTTGAGCTGCCGAGAGTCGACGACCGGGGCCGAGTTTGACTTGACCCGCGTGGTGCAGGGAATCGCTGCTGGTGTCGGGTTCATCGGTGGCGGGGCGATTCTGAAGACCGGACAAGAGCACAAGGTGCATGGATTGACGTCCGCAAGCTCCGTCTGGCTGTCCGCGGCAATCGGTACGACCTGTGGCCTTGCCCAATATCCGTTGGCCGTGACCAGCGCCGTGATGGGGCTCTTCATTTTAACGGGGCTGCGCCCGGTCGAAGGTCTCTTTGCGAAGCCGAAGAAAAAGACCCCAAAGTCGCCGCACGGTGGCACGCCGAAGTCGTCTAGCAGGGACGACCAAAGTTTCACGGACGACTAA